AATAATTGGTCTGGTTTTTAGTTGTAGCGGACTTTAAAACGCAGATCATCTGCCAGGTAATCTTTATCATCGGCCGGCCCTTCGATTGATCCAAAAGGCATTTGGGCCCTTAAGACCCAACCATCCGGTACTTGAAAAGCTTGTTTAATCTGGTCATCAATTAAAGGATTATAGTGCTGTAGATTCGCCCCAAGCCCAACATTAGCCAAGGCAGTCCAGACATTGATTTCAGCTCCGCCAAGGCCTTGTTCGGACCAGTCGCAGAAATTATCTTTATAAAGCGCAAATTGTGCCATATCTTTTTCAATCGTCGGCCGATCTGAGAAATAAAGAATCGTGCCAAATCCAGCCTCAAAACTGTCAATCTTGGCTTTTGTCCGATCATATGCCTCTGGACTAGGCACTTCCGCCTTCAATCGCTCAGCGATAATTTCCCAGACAAGATCAGACGATTTTCCAAATAAAATGATTGACCGAACGGTTTGGTTATTAAAAGCCGTTGGCGATTCTTTAATGACCTGCTCGACTAAATCTGTAATTTCTTCTTTACTGTAATCGACGTTTTTTCCAATAGTTCGAATGGAACGCCGGCTTTTCAATAATTCAAGGTAACTGTGATCAATCATGTTGATAAAATCTCCCATATTTTTAAATTAAGTTGTTACTTTTTTTATAACATGTTAGATTCTATGCTTGCCCATATCACTTGTCAATAAAATCCAAGCTCCCTTTGTTCTCAATAAATGTGTTATATAATAAGTGACAACTATTAAGGTGAAAGAAAGGATTATGGCTAATACACAGCTTTGCGATGCCACTCATGTGCTGGCATATATCGCAATTAACAACAACTCTCAAGTTAAAAGTGCTCAAATTGCAGAAAGCCTCCAGACTGCCCCTAGTTTGGTGAGGCGCATCATGAGCCGTTTGTCCAAAGCTGGGCTGATCAATACGGTACAAGGTGCGACTCAGCCTATGCTTTCCAAACCGGCAAACGAAATTTCGCTGCTGGATATCTATTTGGCTTTGGATGAACACCCTGAGCTTCTTAAAATTGACCAGCATACCTCGCCGGATTGCCCGATCGGAAAACAAATTCCGACGGTAGTCCATCACTATTATGACGAAATACAAGATGCTGCACAGGCCAAAATGGCTGTAATTTCACTGCAGGATATTGTTTCCGACATCAAATCGTCTCAAGAAAAATCAGTGGCAGATATTAAATAACAGCTTTGCGAAACCTTCATTTAGTACATTGTGAATTTTTGTCTTTTTTGCTATAATTGCACTTGTGATTTATTGTACATTAAGGATTTAGAGGGAGCTAAAGGAAAAATGTCGGATAAAGTTGCAATTGTTACAGGTGCCGGTCAAGGTATCGGTGAAGCCATCGCTAAGCGCTTGGCAAAAGATGGTTTTAAGGTTGGTTTGGTCGGCCGCCACGTTGAAAAAGTCGACGCAGTCGCCGAGAGTATCAACGCTGAATTCGGCGCTGATACAGCCTTTGCAGTCAAAGGCGATGTTTCCAAGCGCGATGAAGTCTTCACTGCTGTTGAAAAGATCAGCGACAAATTCGGCGATCTGAATGTGATTGTGAATAATGCCGGTGTTGCACCTACGACACCGATTATGGAAGTCACCGAAGACGACATGGAGTGGACATGGAAAATCAACGTTGATGGTGTTATTTGGGGCACACAAGCTGCCGTAACAGCCTTCAAAAAGTTTAACCACGGGGGCAAAATTATCAACGCCACTTCACAAGCAGGCGTTCAGGGGAATCCTAGTTTGACTGTTTACGGTTCAACAAAATTTGCAATTCGTGGTATCACTCAGACGACTGCCAAAGAACTTGCAGCTTCCAATATCACGGTTAATGCTTATGCGCCTGGTATCGTAAAGACGCCTATGATGATGGATATTGCCCATGAAGTTGGTCAAAATGCTGGTAAAGACGACGAATGGGGCATGGCACAATTCGCCAAGGGAATTGCTTTAGGCAAACTTTCCGAACCAGAAGATGTTGCTAGTGTTGCTTCATTTTTGGCAGGTCCTGATTCAAATTACATCACCGGTCAGACAATCATTGTCGATGGCGGTATGGTATTTAATTAATTTTCTGACAGAAAAAGCCTGCATTCGCAGGCTTTTTTGTTACGTTCCTTTTTTGGATGCGGTAAGCTTTTATCAACTAGAAAATCAGAAACAGAGGAACCATGCAAATAAGAGAGATCCAAGCTAAAGACGATGCGCCTTTAAAAGCAATCATTCAAAATAACTTAAAACATTTCGCACTAGACATTCCGGGAACTGCATACTTTGACCCGGAATTAGCCCATTTAAGCCGCTTTTATGATGCAGCCCAAAATCGAGCCTACTTCGTATTAAGCGACGACCACGATCATGCAGTTGGCGGCTGCGGCATCGCCGAATTCGATAGCACACATCATATCGCCGAACTTCAAAAACTCTATTTATCCGAT
The Oenococcus kitaharae DSM 17330 DNA segment above includes these coding regions:
- a CDS encoding Rrf2 family transcriptional regulator — its product is MANTQLCDATHVLAYIAINNNSQVKSAQIAESLQTAPSLVRRIMSRLSKAGLINTVQGATQPMLSKPANEISLLDIYLALDEHPELLKIDQHTSPDCPIGKQIPTVVHHYYDEIQDAAQAKMAVISLQDIVSDIKSSQEKSVADIK
- a CDS encoding GNAT family N-acetyltransferase, with product MQIREIQAKDDAPLKAIIQNNLKHFALDIPGTAYFDPELAHLSRFYDAAQNRAYFVLSDDHDHAVGGCGIAEFDSTHHIAELQKLYLSDQAKGQHYSYDLLRQALVFAKHAGYVSVYLETHHRLKAAIHIYEKLAFKKLPAALSGSLHNSMDLFYIKDLTTFS
- a CDS encoding nitroreductase family protein; the protein is MIDHSYLELLKSRRSIRTIGKNVDYSKEEITDLVEQVIKESPTAFNNQTVRSIILFGKSSDLVWEIIAERLKAEVPSPEAYDRTKAKIDSFEAGFGTILYFSDRPTIEKDMAQFALYKDNFCDWSEQGLGGAEINVWTALANVGLGANLQHYNPLIDDQIKQAFQVPDGWVLRAQMPFGSIEGPADDKDYLADDLRFKVRYN
- a CDS encoding (S)-acetoin forming diacetyl reductase, whose amino-acid sequence is MSDKVAIVTGAGQGIGEAIAKRLAKDGFKVGLVGRHVEKVDAVAESINAEFGADTAFAVKGDVSKRDEVFTAVEKISDKFGDLNVIVNNAGVAPTTPIMEVTEDDMEWTWKINVDGVIWGTQAAVTAFKKFNHGGKIINATSQAGVQGNPSLTVYGSTKFAIRGITQTTAKELAASNITVNAYAPGIVKTPMMMDIAHEVGQNAGKDDEWGMAQFAKGIALGKLSEPEDVASVASFLAGPDSNYITGQTIIVDGGMVFN